One part of the Methylobacterium mesophilicum SR1.6/6 genome encodes these proteins:
- a CDS encoding Flp family type IVb pilin: MSQILRRFIRDESGATAIEYGMIAALIAVVVIASLRLVGVRLGTKFSAISNNLN, encoded by the coding sequence ATGTCTCAGATCCTACGACGATTTATCCGCGACGAGTCCGGCGCTACAGCAATTGAATACGGGATGATTGCCGCCCTTATCGCGGTCGTCGTTATTGCCTCGCTCAGGCTCGTGGGCGTGAGGCTCGGCACGAAGTTCAGCGCGATTTCCAACAACCTGAACTGA